One Azoarcus sp. DN11 DNA segment encodes these proteins:
- a CDS encoding 4'-phosphopantetheinyl transferase superfamily protein has product MWLARAGVAPLTPPRPRTAGERPPLAAARPEVWLCRAHGPALRDLTHELLRDLLATYLDCRREQVPLRLESGQPPAVAAPWQGLPLSISLSYAAGVGAIGLCAGAVIGIDLAEVAPLPDWERVAGLYLGPQAVQQLAALDDAPRNHAFAAAWSEMEARSKCVGVGLEEWSAARARRLASSSILTATAALPPQPDGRMLVLTVARAPLPRPAGRDQP; this is encoded by the coding sequence GTGTGGCTCGCCCGCGCAGGCGTGGCGCCCCTGACGCCTCCCCGGCCGCGGACGGCCGGCGAGCGCCCGCCGCTCGCCGCCGCGCGCCCCGAAGTGTGGCTGTGCCGGGCGCACGGGCCGGCACTCCGCGACCTCACGCACGAACTGCTGCGCGACCTGCTCGCGACTTACCTGGACTGCCGCCGCGAGCAGGTCCCGCTGCGGCTCGAATCCGGGCAGCCCCCCGCCGTGGCCGCGCCCTGGCAGGGCCTGCCGCTGTCGATCAGCCTCAGCTACGCCGCGGGAGTCGGCGCGATCGGCCTGTGCGCGGGAGCCGTCATCGGCATCGACCTCGCGGAAGTCGCACCGCTGCCGGACTGGGAGCGCGTGGCGGGTCTCTACCTCGGACCGCAGGCCGTGCAGCAGCTCGCGGCACTGGACGACGCGCCGCGCAATCACGCGTTCGCCGCCGCGTGGTCGGAAATGGAAGCGCGCAGCAAGTGCGTCGGCGTCGGGCTCGAGGAGTGGTCCGCGGCCCGCGCCCGGCGGCTGGCCTCGTCATCGATCCTGACGGCCACGGCCGCGCTGCCGCCGCAGCCCGACGGCCGGATGCTCGTGCTGACCGTCGCCCGCGCACCGCTACCGCGGCCCGCCGGACGGGATCAACCGTAG
- a CDS encoding LysE family translocator, protein MLFALATSASPGPVNIAAASSGVAFGLARTLPQVLGATIGFSSLMLATGLGMQALITGVPVIHSVLKGAGSLFLAYLAWKLWRASGTPSEIVIGKPLGMLDGAVAQWVNPKAWIVAASGIATYTYPGEAYGSSVLAMSMVFLVICFPSVGAWALCGAATRQLLKTEAAIRRLNMAMAILLLVSISTLFL, encoded by the coding sequence ATGTTGTTCGCGCTGGCAACGTCGGCCTCGCCGGGGCCGGTCAACATTGCGGCAGCCTCCTCGGGCGTCGCATTCGGATTGGCACGAACCTTGCCGCAAGTGCTGGGCGCGACAATCGGCTTTTCATCATTGATGCTGGCCACGGGGCTGGGGATGCAAGCGCTCATTACCGGAGTGCCGGTCATCCATTCCGTGCTCAAAGGTGCGGGCAGTTTGTTTTTGGCATACTTGGCCTGGAAGCTGTGGCGTGCATCGGGCACCCCGTCAGAGATCGTCATTGGCAAGCCACTTGGCATGCTGGACGGCGCAGTTGCTCAATGGGTCAATCCGAAAGCCTGGATCGTGGCCGCGTCCGGCATCGCTACTTACACCTATCCCGGCGAAGCTTATGGCTCCAGCGTGCTCGCGATGTCGATGGTGTTCTTGGTGATCTGCTTTCCGTCAGTGGGCGCGTGGGCCTTGTGCGGTGCAGCGACGCGCCAGTTGCTAAAAACCGAAGCTGCCATCAGGCGCTTGAACATGGCGATGGCGATACTCTTGCTGGTGTCGATCAGCACGTTGTTCCTGTAG